A DNA window from Camelina sativa cultivar DH55 chromosome 17, Cs, whole genome shotgun sequence contains the following coding sequences:
- the LOC104757097 gene encoding glucose-1-phosphate adenylyltransferase large subunit 2, chloroplastic-like isoform X2: protein MESCCPTLKLNHCSSPFGGLNKNGVSERVSAFWGAEVVKASNLRTYTIRSRPQKIQTNLIRSVLTPFVDQESNEPLLRTQNADPKNVASIILGGGAGTRLFPLTSKRAKPAVPIGGCYRLIDIPMSNCINSGIRKIFILTQFNSFSLNRHLSRTYNFGNGVNFGDGFVEVLAATQTSGDAGKKWFQGTADAVRQFIWVFEDAKTKNVEHVLILSGDHLYRMDYMNFVQKHIESNADITVSCLPMDESRASDFGLLKIDQSGKIVQFSEKPKGDDLKAMQVDTSILGLPPKEAAESPYIASMGVYVFRKEVLLKLLRSSYPTSNDFGSEIIPLAVGEHNVQAFLFNDYWEDIGTIGSFFDANLALTEQPPKFQFYDPKTPFFTSPRFLPPTKVDKCRILDSIVSHGCFLRECSVQHSIVGIRSRIESGVELQDTMMMGADFYQTEAEIASLLAEGKVPVGVGQNTKIRNCIIDKNAKIGKNVIIANADGVEEGDRPEEGFHIRSGITVVLKNATIRDGLHI, encoded by the exons ATGGAGTCTTGCTGTCCAACCTTGAAACTGAACCACTGTTCGAGTCCCTTTGGTGGTCTGAACAAAAATGGTGTTTCTGAGAGGGTTAGTGCATTCTGGGGAGCCGAAGTTGTCAAGGCCAGTAATCTGAGGACATACACAATTAGGAGTCGACCTCAGAAGATTCAGACAAACCTCATTCGCTCCGTTCTCACCCCATTTGTTGATCAAGAGTCTAAT GAACCTCTGTTGAGAACTCAAAATGCGGACCCAAAGAATGTAGCGTCTATCATACTAGGAGGTGGTGCTGGGACTCGCCTCTTCCCTCTTACAAGCAAGAGAGCTAAACCTGCG GTGCCAATTGGAGGGTGTTACAGGCTGATAGATATTCCAATGAGCAATTGCATCAACAGTGGTATTAGAAAGATCTTCATCTTAACTCAGTTCAACTCCTTCTCTCTCAATCGCCACCTTTCTCGTACTTACAACTTTGGCAATGGTGTCAATTTCGGTGATGGGTTTGTTGAG GTTCTTGCTGCAACCCAAACTTCTGGAGATGCAGGAAAGAAATGGTTTCAGGGAACTGCTGATGCTGTTAGGCAGTTTATATGGGTTTTTGag GATGCCAAGACAAAGAATGTGGAACATGTCTTGATCTTGTCTGGGGACCATCTCTATCGGATGGATTACATGAACTTTGTGCAG AAGCACATTGAGTCAAATGCTGATATCACAGTTTCTTGTCTACCCATGGATGAGAG CCGTGCTTCGGATTTTGGTTTGCTTAAGATTGACCAGTCTGGAAAAATCGTTCAGTTCTCAGAGAAACCAAAGGGAGATGACTTAAAGGCAATG CAAGTTGACACTTCAATTCTTGGGTTACCACCAAAAGAAGCTGCAGAGTCCCCATACATTGCATCAATGGGTGTTTACGTATTTAGAAAAGAGGTTTTGCTAAAGCTTCTAAGGTCGAGTTATCCTACATCCAATGACTTTGGTTCTGAAATTATCCCGTTGGCCGTAGGGGAGCACAATGTCCAG GCATTTTTGTTCAATGATTATTGGGAGGATATTGGAACCATAGGATCATTCTTTGATGCCAATTTGGCCCTCACGGAACAG CCTCCTAAATTCCAGTTTTACGATCCAAAAACACCCTTCTTCACTTCTCCAAGATTCTTGCCACCTACCAAAGTTGATAAATGCAGG ATACTTGATTCTATAGTCTCACATGGATGCTTCTTGAGAGAATGCAGTGTGCAGCATTCTATCGTGGGCATACGATCACGTATAGAGTCTGGAGTAGAGCTTCAGGATACGATGATGATGGGAGCTGATTTCTACCAAACAGAAGCTGAAATCGCGTCTCTGCTGGCTGAAGGGAAAGTTCCGGTAGGTGTCGGTCAGAACACCAAAATCAG GAACTGTATCATTGACAAGAACGCCAAGATCGGGAAGAACGTGATCATAGCAAATGCAGAT GGAGTGGAAGAAGGAGATAGGCCAGAGGAAGGGTTTCACATAAGATCAGGCATCACCGTTGTGCTGAAGAACGCCACCATAAGAGATGGTCTGCATATTTAG
- the LOC104757097 gene encoding glucose-1-phosphate adenylyltransferase large subunit 2, chloroplastic-like isoform X1, translating into MESCCPTLKLNHCSSPFGGLNKNGVSERVSAFWGAEVVKASNLRTYTIRSRPQKIQTNLIRSVLTPFVDQESNVSEPLLRTQNADPKNVASIILGGGAGTRLFPLTSKRAKPAVPIGGCYRLIDIPMSNCINSGIRKIFILTQFNSFSLNRHLSRTYNFGNGVNFGDGFVEVLAATQTSGDAGKKWFQGTADAVRQFIWVFEDAKTKNVEHVLILSGDHLYRMDYMNFVQKHIESNADITVSCLPMDESRASDFGLLKIDQSGKIVQFSEKPKGDDLKAMQVDTSILGLPPKEAAESPYIASMGVYVFRKEVLLKLLRSSYPTSNDFGSEIIPLAVGEHNVQAFLFNDYWEDIGTIGSFFDANLALTEQPPKFQFYDPKTPFFTSPRFLPPTKVDKCRILDSIVSHGCFLRECSVQHSIVGIRSRIESGVELQDTMMMGADFYQTEAEIASLLAEGKVPVGVGQNTKIRNCIIDKNAKIGKNVIIANADGVEEGDRPEEGFHIRSGITVVLKNATIRDGLHI; encoded by the exons ATGGAGTCTTGCTGTCCAACCTTGAAACTGAACCACTGTTCGAGTCCCTTTGGTGGTCTGAACAAAAATGGTGTTTCTGAGAGGGTTAGTGCATTCTGGGGAGCCGAAGTTGTCAAGGCCAGTAATCTGAGGACATACACAATTAGGAGTCGACCTCAGAAGATTCAGACAAACCTCATTCGCTCCGTTCTCACCCCATTTGTTGATCAAGAGTCTAATGTAAGT GAACCTCTGTTGAGAACTCAAAATGCGGACCCAAAGAATGTAGCGTCTATCATACTAGGAGGTGGTGCTGGGACTCGCCTCTTCCCTCTTACAAGCAAGAGAGCTAAACCTGCG GTGCCAATTGGAGGGTGTTACAGGCTGATAGATATTCCAATGAGCAATTGCATCAACAGTGGTATTAGAAAGATCTTCATCTTAACTCAGTTCAACTCCTTCTCTCTCAATCGCCACCTTTCTCGTACTTACAACTTTGGCAATGGTGTCAATTTCGGTGATGGGTTTGTTGAG GTTCTTGCTGCAACCCAAACTTCTGGAGATGCAGGAAAGAAATGGTTTCAGGGAACTGCTGATGCTGTTAGGCAGTTTATATGGGTTTTTGag GATGCCAAGACAAAGAATGTGGAACATGTCTTGATCTTGTCTGGGGACCATCTCTATCGGATGGATTACATGAACTTTGTGCAG AAGCACATTGAGTCAAATGCTGATATCACAGTTTCTTGTCTACCCATGGATGAGAG CCGTGCTTCGGATTTTGGTTTGCTTAAGATTGACCAGTCTGGAAAAATCGTTCAGTTCTCAGAGAAACCAAAGGGAGATGACTTAAAGGCAATG CAAGTTGACACTTCAATTCTTGGGTTACCACCAAAAGAAGCTGCAGAGTCCCCATACATTGCATCAATGGGTGTTTACGTATTTAGAAAAGAGGTTTTGCTAAAGCTTCTAAGGTCGAGTTATCCTACATCCAATGACTTTGGTTCTGAAATTATCCCGTTGGCCGTAGGGGAGCACAATGTCCAG GCATTTTTGTTCAATGATTATTGGGAGGATATTGGAACCATAGGATCATTCTTTGATGCCAATTTGGCCCTCACGGAACAG CCTCCTAAATTCCAGTTTTACGATCCAAAAACACCCTTCTTCACTTCTCCAAGATTCTTGCCACCTACCAAAGTTGATAAATGCAGG ATACTTGATTCTATAGTCTCACATGGATGCTTCTTGAGAGAATGCAGTGTGCAGCATTCTATCGTGGGCATACGATCACGTATAGAGTCTGGAGTAGAGCTTCAGGATACGATGATGATGGGAGCTGATTTCTACCAAACAGAAGCTGAAATCGCGTCTCTGCTGGCTGAAGGGAAAGTTCCGGTAGGTGTCGGTCAGAACACCAAAATCAG GAACTGTATCATTGACAAGAACGCCAAGATCGGGAAGAACGTGATCATAGCAAATGCAGAT GGAGTGGAAGAAGGAGATAGGCCAGAGGAAGGGTTTCACATAAGATCAGGCATCACCGTTGTGCTGAAGAACGCCACCATAAGAGATGGTCTGCATATTTAG
- the LOC104757099 gene encoding uncharacterized protein LOC104757099, with the protein MDKKHGGLFSKSNSRRSRSKSPVRSVSPIIIRRRKGRYVTQPDRYHMSEMLAPVIEGPDPDGEDSGSSGDYSRFERRWYNWMKCQLPVAPPSVSSSSDFKRTDLRLLLGVLGAPLGPVHVSALDLLPHLSIKNTPMETSSAQYILQQYTAASGGQKVHSYVQNGYVMGRIRTMASEFETGSKGSKSKNNSSKAVESGGFVLWHMNPDMWYMELVLGGSKVLAGCDGKLVWRHTPWLGPHAAKGPVRPLRRALQGLDPKTTAYMFANARCIGEKKIDGEDCFILKLCADPATLKARSEGASETIRHTLFGYFSQKTGLLVHLEDSQLTRIQNNGGEAVYWETTINSYLEDYKQVEGIMIAHSGRSVATLLRFGDMSSGHNTKTTMQEAWVIDEIAFNVPGLSMDCFIPPSELRFDSHVEELSQGPRIKTLQGSRQKNG; encoded by the exons ATGGATAAGAAGCACGGCGGCTTGTTCTCCAAGTCCAATTCCCGGCGATCACGATCCAAGAGTCCTGTCAGAAGCGTCTCTCCGATCATCATCCGTCGTCGTAAAGGTCGTTACGTCACTCAGCCGGACCGCTACCACATGTCTGAGATGCTTGCTCCGGTTATAGAAGGTCCTGATCCAGACGGTGAAGACTCCGGAAGCAGTGGTGATTACTCTAGGTTCGAGAGACGGTGGTACAATTGGATGAAATGTCAGCTTCCTGTAGCTCCGCCGTCAGTTTCGTCGTCTTCCGACTTTAAACGAACGGATCTGAGGCTTTTGCTTGGTGTTCTTGGCGCACCTTTAGGTCCTGTTCACGTTAGTGCTCTGGATCTCCTTCCTCACCTCAGCATCAAGAATACACCTATG GAAACATCCTCTGCTCAGTACATACTTCAGCAGTATACGGCTGCATCAGGTGGTCAGAAGGTTCATAGTTATGTGCAAAATGGATATGTTATGGGAAGAATCAGGACGATGGCCTCAGAGTTTGAGACAGGCTCAAAGGGTTCAAAGAGCAAGAATAATTCTTCAAAAGCTGTTGAGTCTGGAGGATTTGTGTTGTGGCATATGAATCCTGATATGTGGTACAtggagcttgttcttggtggGAGCAAGGTCCTTGCAGGTTGTGATGGGAAGCTTGTGTGGAGGCACACACCATGGCTTGGACCTCATGCTGCAAAAGGACCGGTTAGACCATTACGACGTGCTCTTCAG GGACTTGACCCGAAAACCACAGCGTATATGTTTGCTAATGCAAGGTGCataggagaaaaaaagatagatgGTGAAGACTGTTTCATTCTCAAGCTATGTGCAGACCCAGCGACACTCAAAGCTAGAAGTGAAGGGGCATCAGAAACCATAAGACATACGTTGTTTGGTTACTTCAGCCAAAAGACAGGTCTTCTTGTTCACTTGGAAGACTCTCAGCTAACTCGTATACAAAACAATGGAGGCGAAGCAGTATACTGGGAGACGACCATCAATTCATACCTAGAAGACTACAAACAGGTAGAAGGCATCATGATAGCTCACTCAGGTAGATCTGTGGCTACGCTTTTACGGTTTGGAGATATGTCATCGGGACATAACACTAAGACGACAATGCAAGAAGCATGGGTCATAGATGAGATTGCGTTCAATGTCCCTGGCTTGTCTATGGATTGCTTCATTCCACCTTCAGAACTCAGATTTGATTCCCACGTTGAAGAGTTATCTCAAGGCCCCAGAATTAAGACATTGCAGGGCTCCCGCCAGAAAAATGGGTGA
- the LOC104757100 gene encoding protein TRIGALACTOSYLDIACYLGLYCEROL 5, chloroplastic, whose translation MVLSDFTGVGVGFGFGVGCGFGVGWGFGGMPMNILGVGAGGGCGVGLGLGWGFGTAFGSHYRSSRLTFQGIELENTNNKREDKAANMSKTTT comes from the exons ATGGTGCTCTCTGATTTCACTGGAGTTGGTGTTGGATTCG GGTTCGGTGTTGGCTGTGGATTTGGCGTTGGCTGGGGTTTTGGAG GAATGCCTATGAACATTTTAGGGGTTGGTGCAG GTGGCGGTTGCGGAGTTGGTTTGGGCCTCGGGTGGGGTTTCGGGACTGCTTTTGGGAGTCACTACCGATCATCTAGACTCACATTTCAAGGCATCGAGTTAGAGAACACCAATAATAAACGTGAGGATAAGGCGGCCAACATGTCCAAAACCACCACTTAA
- the LOC104757101 gene encoding uncharacterized protein LOC104757101 translates to MTTSLDRWEKDPFFPAAEEVQESADRMESAYRTWINAKRDSSNVWDSEQLHRDLHAALGTTKWQLDEFQKAVKSSYDNRMSDETRDRHREFTFAMEAQVSKIEKSLKEAAVSDGKGTPRWVRLDEDDRNELALFLTGPSDSVKVVNQPNGHRRTASAAEFGAWNVVVSDDGLLKKKSCDEEEPVVRPPRKVPSFSGFLNYMEPGSKHCIRKWKALDRQGDSDAALLPIQANQQVVNGGGLERGKSCMECEEDCYEKQLHGWYGALQRQLQRSQYRMRYSKSVHAAVWILLLVFLIVVVAVHSM, encoded by the exons ATGACGACGAGTTTGGATCGGTGGGAGAAAGATCCTTTCTTTCCCGCTGCTGAAGAGGTTCAGGAATCTGCCGACAG GATGGAGTCGGCGTACAGGACATGGATCAACGCGAAACGAGACTCTTCTAATGTATGGGACTCAGAGCAGCTTCATAGGGACCTTCACGCTGCTTTAGGAACCACCAAATGgcag TTAGATGAATTCCAGAAAGCTGTGAAATCAAGCTACGACAATCGTATGAGTGATGAAACTAGAGATAGGCATCGTGAGTTTACATTCGCTATGGAAGCTCAGGTTTCCAAAATCGAGAAATCTCTCAAGGAAGCTGCGGTATCTGATGGCAAAGGCACTCCTAGATGGGTTCGTTTGGATGAAGATGATCGTAATGAGCTTGCTCTCTTCTTGACTGGACCGTCTGATTCTGTCAAAGTAGTAAACCAGCCTAATGGGCATAGAAGGACGGCTAGTGCTGCTGAATTCGGTGCTTGGAACGTTGTCGTTTCTGACGATGGTTTGTTGAAGAAAAAATCTTGTGATGAGGAGGAGCCAGTGGTTCGACCTCCGAGGAAAGTACCTAGCTTCTCTGGTTTCTTAAATTATATGGAACCTGGGTCTAAGCATTGTATTCGAAAGTGGAAGGCTTTAGATCGTCAGGGAGACTCTGATGCTGCTTTGTTACCTATCCAAGCTAACCAA CAAGTCGTGAATGGAGGAGGTTTAGAGAGGGGCAAAAGTTGTATGGAGTGTGAGGAGGATTGTTACGAAAAGCAGCTTCATGGTTGGTATGGAGCTTTGCAGAGGCAACTTCAACGGTCTCAGTATCGGATGCGATATAGTAAATCGGTTCACGCTGCTGTTTGGattcttcttttagtttttcttatCG TGGTAGTTGCAGTGCATTCAATGTAG
- the LOC104757102 gene encoding uncharacterized protein LOC104757102 has protein sequence MVEIYSVFGEWKLNDKLHWRFFIDTNKGGSLCEVAENITYKDLVETVFEDFELDGLVKEITLSYELPRMKLMVEDSPPIFIRNDRQVCTFIKKIQGNLEITRLCVSEFHQSFGSDISLSTPRSDTCSTAEKEKTSNSFVLPAARDPILILTESSHPTVNETHKELDRYIGSDISTTHNDIEISTAVKGKGFYSEHLVPALDLIPISMVSSHSTRGADDIYVNRYFKNKEELMLKMRKWALEWKFEFRSLWSNKTRVILGCVHDKCSWKMRATRVLSSEFFVVKKYCHEHSCDTTHRNANHRQATAKLLGSFYCNNYGEKKVGLKPKQIMELVRKDHGVYIPYKKAWRAKEEGQNFVRNTAEDSHLSLAKWLYMAREKNPGTVSYLELDLVGEFKYVFIAFGQSIRGFSLMRRVIAVDGTFLKGKYKGTLLAASAQDGDFHLYPIAFAIVDSENDIAWNWFFRCLLSIIPDAPDLVFVSDRAQSIEKAISELYPASHHGICRFHLLNNIKVKFRSKSFLPLFEAAANAYTFQEFEVLFRDIHNSNPKLAKYLEDADFKKWARCYAPSNRYNIMTTNIAESLNSMLKDLRELPVISLLETIRTILTTWFHERREKASKHNKHATPNVTKEIVLRFNDAMKQDVFQVDQHEFEVKDDKNKFVVHLKNKTCTCCVFDIDRIPCIHAIAAAKRTNMDEYKLVDHFYLTDIWAKAYAESIHPSGDVKSWVFPDSLDVFFCAPPQTRIKSGRPPEKRKRSIGEFGVPGSKSQRYKCGRCGREGHNKSTCRFSI, from the exons ATGGTGGAGATATACTCTGTTTTTGGTGAATGGAAACTAAATGACAAACTTCATTGGAGATTTTTCATCGATACAAACAAAGGTGGATCACTTTGTGAAGTTGCTGAGAATATCACATACAAGGATTTAGTTGAGACTGTTTTTGAAGATTTCGAACTTGATGGTCTAGTTAAAGAGATTACACTGAGCTATGAACTTCCAAGGATGAAATTAATGGTAGAAGATTCCCCACCGATCTTTATTCGCAACGACCGCCAAGTGTGCACTTTCATCAAAAAGATACAAGGAAATCTTGAAATAACACGTTTGTGTGTATCG GAATTTCATCAATCATTTGGTAGTGACATCTCACTTTCTACGCCACGTAGTGATACATGCTCAACCgctgaaaaagaaaagaccaGTAATTCGTTTGTTTTGCCTGCTGCTCGAGATCCTATTTTGATCCTTACAGAAAGTTCACATCCGACTGTAAATGAAACACACAAG GAACTTGATCGGTATATTGGAAGTGATATCTCTACGACACATAATGATATAGAGATCTCAACGGCTGTAAAAGGAAAAGGATTTTATTCAGAGCATTTGGTTCCTGCTCTAGATCTTATTCCTATATCTATGGTAAGTTCACATTCGACTCGAGGGGCTGATGATATATATGTGAACAGATATTTCAAGAACAAGGAAGAGTTGATGTTAAAGATGAGAAAGTGGGCACTTGAATGGAAGTTTGAGTTCAGATCTCTATGGTCAAACAAAACGAGAGTTATTTTGGGATGTGTTCATGATAAATGCAGTTGGAAAATGCGTGCGACTAGGGTACTATCATCTGAATTCTTTGTGGTGAAGAAGTATTGTCATGAACACAGTTGTGACACAACCCACAGGAATGCAAACCATAGACAAGCAACTGCAAAATTGCTTGGGAGTTTTTACTGCAACAACTATGGAGAAAAGAAAGTTGGACTGAAACCAAAACAGATTATGGAGTTGGTCAGAAAAGATCATGGAGTATACATACCATACAAAAAAGCCTGGAGAGCAAAAGAGGAAGGTCAGAATTTCGTTAGAAACACTGCTGAGGATAGTCATTTAAGTCTAGCGAAATGGTTGTACATGGCAAGGGAAAAAAATCCAGGAACAGTTTCTTACCTTGAGTTGGATCTTGTGGGGGAATTCAAATACGTGTTCATCGCATTTGGCCAGTCGATTAGAGGTTTTTCTTTAATGAGAAGAGTCATTGCTGTTGATGGTACATTCCTAAAAGGAAAGTATAAGGGAACTTTGCTTGCAGCTAGTGCACAAGATGGAGATTTTCACTTATACCCGATAGCATTTGCAATTGTTGATTCAGAAAATGATATTGCATGGAATTGGTTCTTTAGGTGTTTGCTCTCTATCATCCCTGATGCACCGGATTTGGTATTCGTTTCTGACCGTGCTCAATCCATTGAAAAAGCAATTTCAGAATTGTATCCAGCATCCCATCATGGCATTTGCAGATTTCATCTCCTAAACAACATCAAAGTAAAGTTCAGGAGTAAAAGTTTCCTGCCTCTTTTCGAAGCAGCAGCTAATGCTTATACGTTTCAGgaatttgaagttttatttaGGGATATACATAATTCTAATCCAAAACTGGCCAAATATTTAGAAGATGCTGATTTCAAGAAGTGGGCTCGTTGTTATGCACCATCAAACCGCTACAATATTATGACAACCAACATTGCTGAGTCATTGAATTCCATGTTAAAGGATCTTCGGGAGCTGCCAGTGATTTCACTTCTTGAGACAATCAGGACAATCCTTACAACATGGTTTCATGAGCGACGGGAAAAAGCTTCCAAGCACAACAAGCATGCTACACCAAATGTTACAAAGGAGATTGTATTAAGGTTCAATGATGCAATGAAACAAGATGTTTTTCAAGTGGATCAACATGAGTTTGAGGTCAAAGACGATAAGAATAAGTTTGTTGTTCACCTAAAGAACAAGACTTGTACGTGCTGTGTCTTTGACATTGATAGAATTCCTTGCATTCACGCCATTGCTGCTGCAAAGCGTACAAATATGGATGAATACAAACTGGTTGATCATTTCTATTTGACAGATATATGGGCTAAAGCATATGCTGAGAGCATTCATCCGAGTGGAGATGTAAAGAGTTGGGTATTTCCAGATTCTTTAGATGTATTCTTCTGTGCACCACCACAAACTAGGATAAAGAGTGGGAGACCGccagaaaagagaaagagatcaattGGAGAGTTTGGTGTACCAGGTTCTAAATCTCAAAGATATAAGTGCGGCAGATGTGGTAGAGAAGGACATAATAAAAGTACTTGCAGATTCTCAATATGA
- the LOC104757106 gene encoding ctenidin-1-like: MARVMLWFLVSLYLCLIGHMISEAAREGASMRNEALSSEIKRESALMRNDAHSSEKGKKSVRHVSGFKGELTAGGYGGGGPGYGGGYGPGGGGGGGVVIGGGFGGGAGYGSGGGLGWDGGNGGGGQGYGSGGIGGGVVIGGGGGGCGGSCGGGGGGYGHHGASMKESGKN; encoded by the coding sequence ATGGCTAGAGTGATGCTatggtttcttgtttccttgTATCTATGCCTCATTGGTCATATGATTAGCGAGGCTGCAAGAGAAGGTGCCTCCATGAGGAATGAAGCACTCTCCAGTgagataaaaagagaaagtgCGCTCATGAGGAATGATGCACACTCCAGTGAGAAAGGAAAGAAGAGTGTCCGACACGTATCCGGATTTAAGGGTGAGCTCACAGCTGGTGGTTATGGAGGGGGAGGCCCAGGCTACGGTGGTGGATACGGgccaggtggtggtggtggtggtggtgttgtgATCGGTGGTGGATTTGGCGGTGGTGCTGGGTATGGGTCCGGTGGTGGTTTAGGTTGGGATGGAGGCAACGGAGGAGGCGGTCAGGGATACGGGTCAGGTGGTATCGGAGGTGGAGTCGTCATTGGCGGTGGAGGTGGTGGGTGTGGCGGTTCATgcggtggtggcggaggaggataTGGACACCACGGAGCCAGCATGAAGGAATCAGGCAAAaactag
- the LOC104757105 gene encoding glycine-rich cell wall structural protein-like, whose translation MFRTLSSEIKRESALMRNDAHSSEKGKKSVRHVSGFKGELTAGGYGGGGPGYGGGYGPGGGGGGVVIGGGFGGGAGYGSGGGLGWDGGNGGGGQGYGSGGIGGGVVIGGGGGGCGGSCGGGGGGYGHHGASMKESGKN comes from the exons ATGTTTAGGA CACTCTCCAGTgagataaaaagagaaagtgCGCTCATGAGGAATGATGCACACTCCAGTGAGAAAGGAAAGAAGAGTGTCCGACACGTATCCGGATTTAAGGGTGAGCTCACAGCTGGTGGTTATGGAGGGGGAGGCCCAGGCTACGGTGGTGGATACGGgccaggtggtggtggtggtggtgttgtgATCGGTGGTGGATTTGGCGGTGGTGCTGGGTATGGGTCCGGTGGTGGTTTAGGTTGGGATGGAGGCAACGGAGGAGGCGGTCAGGGATACGGGTCAGGTGGTATCGGAGGTGGAGTCGTCATTGGCGGTGGAGGTGGTGGGTGTGGCGGTTCATgcggtggtggcggaggaggataTGGACACCACGGAGCCAGCATGAAGGAATCAGGCAAAaactag
- the LOC104759454 gene encoding transcription initiation factor TFIID subunit 4-like codes for MTVAKSGLKHIDHDVERCLSLCVEERMRGLLSNIIRIPKQRTDAEKCRHQTFITSDIRKEINEMNRKAKEEWEKKHGGEEKAKNEDNDFEKEDNHSRQVKAKKDADERRAKAANVAVHAAFGGDDLFSKWKVMAEARRNKSSTGPGRNSKKLSGEIGGTKSGKNQGLTEVRSISVKDVIAVLEKEPQMARSTLLYRLYNRICSDV; via the exons ATGACAGTGGCAAAAAGTGGTTTAAAGCATATAGACCATGATGTAGAGCGGTGCTTGTCTCTG TGCGTGGAGGAGAGGATGCGGGGACTATTGTCGAATATAATACGAATACCAAAGCAG CGGACTGATGCTGAGAAGTGTAGACATCAGACTTTTATCACGTCTGATATCCGgaaagaaattaatgaaatgaATCGGAAGGCGAAAGAGGAATGGGAAAAGAAACATGGTGGAGAAGAAAAGGCTAAG aatgaagacaatgattttgaaaaagaagaCAACCATTCCAGACAAGTGAAG GCAAAGAAGGACGCAGATGAAAGGAGAGCTAAGGCTGCAAATGTTGCTGTTCATGCAGCCTTTGGAGGAGATGATCTGTTTTCAAAATGGAAAGTTATGGCAGAAGCACGTCGTAATAAATCATCTACAGGGCCAGGAAGAAACTCCAAGAAACTTTCTGGTGAAATTG GTGGCACAAAATCTGGGAAGAACCAGGGTTTAACAGAAGTCCGGTCAATCTCTGTGAAGGATGTGATTGCTGTGCTGGAAAAAGAGCCTCAGATGGCGAGATCGACGCTATTGTATCGCTTATACAATAGGATCTGCTCGGATGTTTGA
- the LOC104757107 gene encoding zinc finger protein ZAT10-like: MALEALTSPRLASPIPPLFEDSSVFHGVEHWTKGKRSKRSRSDFHHQNLTEEEYLAFCLMLLARDGDRKHHQPSPPLLPAAAVTAEKTMEKLSYKCTVCDKTFSSYQALGGHKASHRKNLSQTHSGGGGGGDDQSTSSATTTSAVTTGSGKSHVCSICNKSFPSGQALGGHKRCHYEGNNNNNNNNNSSSVSNSEGAGSTSHVSSSHRGFDLNIPPIPEFSTVNGDDEVMSPMPTKKPRFDFPVKLQL; this comes from the coding sequence ATGGCGCTCGAGGCTCTTACTTCACCAAGATTAGCTTCTCCGATTCCTCCACTCTTCGAAGACTCTTCAGTCTTCCATGGAGTCGAGCACTGGACCAAGGGTAAGCGATCTAAGAGATCAAGATCCGATTTCCACCACCAGAACCTCACTGAGGAAGAGTATCTAGCTTTCTGCCTCATGCTTCTCGCTCGTGACGGAGATCGCAAACATCACCAAccatctcctcctcttcttccggCGGCGGCTGTGACGGCTGAGAAGACGATGGAGAAGTTGAGCTACAAGTGTACCGTCTGCGACAAGACTTTCTCGTCTTACCAAGCTCTCGGTGGTCACAAGGCGAGCCACAGAAAGAACTTATCACAAACTCACtccggcggcggcggaggaggagatgaCCAGTCAACGTCATCGGCTACAACCACATCCGCTGTGACTACAGGAAGTGGGAAATCACACGTTTGCTCGATCTGTAACAAGTCTTTTCCTTCCGGTCAAGCTCTCGGCGGACACAAGCGGTGCCACTACgaaggaaacaacaacaacaacaacaacaacaacagtagtAGCGTGTCCAATTCCGAAGGTGCAGGGTCCACAAGCCACGTCAGCAGCAGCCACCGTGGGTTTGACCTCAACATCCCTCCGATACCGGAGTTCTCGACGGTCAACGGAGACGACGAAGTGATGAGTCCTATGCCGACCAAGAAGCCTCGGTTTGACTTCCCGGTCAAACTTCAGCTTTGA